In Meleagris gallopavo isolate NT-WF06-2002-E0010 breed Aviagen turkey brand Nicholas breeding stock chromosome 3, Turkey_5.1, whole genome shotgun sequence, one DNA window encodes the following:
- the C3H18orf21 gene encoding UPF0711 protein C18orf21 homolog, whose amino-acid sequence MPRFLEAAARQLASTCPGQARFLLWTLSCCRDEEFEKERICPYCFQFLVPDSYRVRLKPKMKVTPQIEKILKRKAKNYKLNMKQIKLLKKYWDSRSVLLVTCNSCNKTTRHYGKSWDFLATKTHSSGTPTTESSLKTPDVKIQSANKMTPASCSRLGSKGNTPSSLSRTCVSGQATTSSISRTPRNSKFHFTKLKRMLNLEEKEKSQKVDLKSFLTLL is encoded by the exons ATGCCGCGTTTCTTGGAGGCGGCCGCGAGGCAGCTGGCGAGTACCTGCCCGGGCCAGGCGCGGTTCCTGCT GTGGACGCTGAGCTGCTGCCGAG atgaagaatttgaaaaagagaGGATATGTCCTTACTGCTTCCAGTTCCTGGTTCCTGACAGCTACCGGGTGCGGCTGAAGCCAAAGATGAAAGTGACCCCACagatagagaaaattcttaAACGCAAGGCAAAGAACTACAAACTGAATATGAAACAGATAAAGCTTTTGAAAAAGTACTGGGACTCCAGAAGTGTTCTG CTTGTTACTTGTAACTCatgcaacaaaacaacaagacATTATGGTAAAAGCTGGGATTTTCTGGCTACCAAGACCCACAGCTCAGGCACTCCAACTACTGAATCTAGCCTGAAGACACCAGATGTAAAAATCCAATCTGCAAACAAAATGACACCTGCAAGCTGCAGTAGGTTGGGATCCAAAGGGAACACTCCTTCATCACTCTCCAG AACTTGTGTATCTGGACAGGCGACAACCAGCTCCATTTCCAGGACTCCCCGAAACTCCAAATTTCACTTTACTAAGCTAAAACGGATGCTTAAcctagaagaaaaagagaaaagccagAAGGTGGATTTGAAAAGCTTCCTGACTTTACTTTAG